The stretch of DNA NNNNNNNNNNNNNNNNNNNNNNNNNNNNNNNNNNNNNNNNNNNNNNNNNNNNNNNNNNNNNNNNNNNNNNNNNNNNNNNNNNNNNNNNNNNNNNNNNNNNNNNNNNNNNNNNNNNNNNNNNNNNNNNNNNNNNNNNNNNNNNNNNNNNNNNNNNNNNNNNNNNNNNNNNNNNNNNNNNNNNNNNNNNNNNNNNNNNNNNNNNNNNNNNNNNNNNNNNNNNNNNNNNNNNNNNNNNNNNNNNNNNNNNNNNNNNNNNNNNNNNNNNNNNNNNNNNNNNNNNNNNNNNNNNNNNNNNNNNNNNNNNNNNNNNNNNNNNNNNNNNNNNNNNNNNNNNNNNNNNNNNNNNNNNNNNNNNNNNNNNNNNNNNNNNNNNNNNNNNNNNNNNNNNNNNNNNNNNNNNNNNNNNNNNNNNNNNNNNNNNNNNNNNNNNNNNNNNNNNNNNNNNNNNNNNNNNNNNNNNNNNNNNNNNNNNNNNNNNNNNNNNNNNNNNNNNNNNNNNNNNNNNNNNNNNNNNNNNNNNNNNNNNNNNNNNNNNNNNNNNNNNNNNNNNNNNNNNNNNNNNNNNNNNNNNNNNNNNNNNNNNNNNNNNNNNNNNNNNNNNNNNNNNNNNNNNNNNNNNNNNNNNNNNNNNNNNNNNNNNNNNNNNNNNNNNNNNNNNNNNNNNNNNNNNNNNNNNNNNNNNNNNNNNNNNNNNNNNNNNNNNNNNNNNNNNNNNNNNNNNNNNNNNNNNNNNNNNNNNNNNNNNNNNNNNNNNNNNNNNNNNNNNNNNNNNNNNNNNNNNNNNNNNNNNNNNNNNNNNNNNNNNNNNNNNNNNNNNNNNNNNNNNNNNNNNNNNNNNNNNNNNNNNNNNNNNNNNNNNNNNNNNNNNNNNNNNNNNNNNNNNNNNNNNNNNNNNNNNNNNNNNNNNNNNNNNNNNNNNNNNNNNNNNNNNNNNNNNNNNNNNNNNNNNNNNNNNNNNNNNNNNNNNNNNNNNNNNNNNNNNNNNNNNNNNNNNNNNNNNNNNNNNNNNNNNNNNNNNNNNNNNNNNNNNNNNNNNNNNNNNNNNNNNNNNNNNNNNNNNNNNNNNNNNNNNNNNNNNNNNNNNNNNNNNNNNNNNNNNNNNNNNNNNNNNNNNNNNNNNNNNNNNNNNNNNNNNNNNNNNNNNNNNNNNNNNNNNNNNNNNNNNNNNNNNNNNNNNNNNNNNNNNNNNNNNNNNNNNNNNNNNNNNNNNNNNNNNNNNNNNNNNNNNNNNNNNNNNNNNNNNNNNNNNNNNNNNNNNNNNNNNNNNNNNNNNNNNNNNNNNNNNNNNNNNNNNNNNNNNNNNNNNNNNNNNNNNNNNNNNNNNNNNNNNNNNNNNNNNNNNNNNNNNNNNNNNNNNNNNNNNNNNNNNNNNNNNNNNNNNNNNNNNNNNNNNNNNNNNNNNNNNNNNNNNNNNNNNNNNNNNNNNNNNNNNNNNNNNNNNNNNNNNNNNNNNNNNNNNNNNNNNNNNNNNNNNNNNNNNNNNNNNNNNNNNNNNNNNNNNNNNNTCTCTGTATCGTATAGTTCGAAGGCGCGATGCTTTGGTTGCATCGGTCTTCGCCTCGATACCCCTGGATATCCAGTTTAGAAGATCGTtagtgggcaatcgttgggaagagtggctgcatctagttaggagactgatgcagGTACAACTATCTCAACAACCTGATAAATTACGCTGGAATCTCACTAGGTCGGGGGGattcacggttaaatcaatgtatgtTGATGTTATTAATTCCAGCTCGATTCCTACTTCAAAGCATGTGTGGGACGTCAGAGTTCCTTTAAAGATCAAGGTGTTTATGTGGTTTCTACATAAACAGGTGATCTTAACAAAGGATAATCTTattaagcgtaattggacaggacctactaggtgtagtttctgtgatcagggTGAAACCATTAAACATCTTTTCTTTGACTGCCCACTAGCTAGAATTCTTTGGACGACTATTCAAGTCACTTTCAATATTACCCCACCAAGGTCGGTTAACATGTTGTTTGGGACATGGCTAACTAGGGTAGAGCCCGGGTTAGCAAAACATATTCGCTTGGGGGTTTGCGCTTTTTTGTGGGCgctttggaattgcagaaatgacttcgtctttaacagatcaacaaatatccatgttttgcaggttatcttccgagcaaCGGCTCTTATCCGttcctggtcgctactcactccgacggaggccagggagcttttggttactgctgctatccgatgggagatggtagctcgggatatattcagccggtttggatggcggtcgtgtaacaggataggcaattagtttacctgtctATTTTGGAGCCAAACAGCTGTGATGTATAAGTGCTTTGGCTAGCTTGTGTATCTAGCCTTCGGGCTCTGTGTGAGCCTTTTCTTACTTTTCTTGTTGACAACCTTGAGACTTGGAGACTTTGTGGACTATTTTAtgcttaataagatggccgtatgcatcatgctgatgcagaggccggggaagccccccttttcgaaaaaaaaaaagaACACCACTCAAACCCCAAAAAAAAATGGCCTAGAAAGAAGAGCATACATCTGCACTAGCAAGAGCCAGGAAGCTTGTCACATGGCTTCTTCCATACAATATATGTCCAGATTGCTTGCATTGGATGGTCCATCTACGAATACAAAGGCGTGTAACTGACACATCAGCAAATACTATTGATGCTAAATTTAAACACATAAAGAAAATAAGTCATTGGAACACTGATACAGTTGAGTAATCTACACCCACCTTCTCCACACGCATTCAGGTTGAAACATAAACTCTCACCAAATCAGAACTTTCTGATGGTTAGTGCTTGGCTTAATAGAGACAAACTGTTACAGAAAGGATGGGCAAGAGGATGTATATTTGGTTTGCCACCCGGCGtgtttctaacttgaattgcaaacCGAATAGTCCAAGGCATTAATACAACATGCTGTAAAATTTATTTTATGGTCAAAAGAGGAAAGTGGCGGCCAGCATATCGCTCTACAATATTGATAGATTATTTTGTTATTACTAAAAGTTGTTTTGGGCTTGCAGCTTATCTCGGAGTAGGTAGTAGGCAATCGTACCTACTAACATTCTACAGAATGAACAGCACTATAAAAATTCATCCGAAATGCACGCAGAGCACTTGGAACATACTACCACAGAGAACCACTTATCACAAAACGATTTTCTTGTGGGCTAACCACCGCAACAGCCACAACCTCCACAACCGACTGGAAAAACGGACGTCGGCGTCATGAAGCAGCTCACTCCGGCCTTCAGTGAAGCACGAAGCGGAGATGAACATAGTGCGCAATCGGCCATGAACCCGAAGCAGAGCAGCGCCCAAGCAGAGCAGAGCAAGAGTGAATCGATGTGATGGGAAGAGCATACCCGAACGTGGAGGACGGAGCCGAGCGCACATGCCCGACCGAGAGCAACGGAGAAGAGGAAGACGCCCGATGGAGCAgccggggagagggagagggagagggagagcacgCCATTCTCGCTGCCCGCGACCGCCTCTCCTGCGCTCCTTCCCTTTTTTTATGGACTGCAGCAGCCGTCCAACTCCACCCTCTAGTTTTTCTTCTTCCCTTTTTACTCCTCCATCCTCTTGCGCGTCGTGGTTATCCGAGTCCACATAGGTTTTTTCTTTTTGGGTCCTACGTGGGCTTAGGCCGGCCCATCCCCGAGTCGGCACGAGCCGATTTGCTTCTCCATGTGTGAACGAACTCACTCAACTGGCGCCCGCGACCAACGTTAGCTTCTGTGTGTGGCCGTGGAGGGGCGCGCGCCATGACGACCGCCACTGCCATCGTCGCCGGCCACGGCATCGCCTTCCGCCGGAGCCTCCACCTGCCCAACCCGCCGGGGAAGCCCTCCTTCTCCGTCGCGCGGCCCCACGCGCACTACCGCCTCTTAGTCCCGGCCACGCCGTCGCCGAGGCCCTGCCGGTCCATCTCCTCGCAGAGCCCCACGGCCGCCGCGGCGGACACcgcggaggacgaggaggagccagCCGAGGAGAGTGAGGGGAGTGAGGAGGAGTTGGACCCGCTGGCGGAGGTGTGCTACCTGGACCCGGACGCGGACGCGGAGGGGATCCGGGAGTGGGAGGTGGACTTCTGCTCGCGGCCCATCCTGGACGCCAGGGGCAAGAAGGTGTGGGAGCTGGTGGTGTGCGACGCGACGCTGTCGCTCCAGTTCACCCGTTTCTTCCCCAACACGTCCATCAACAGCGTGACGCTCCGGGACGCGCTCGCCTCCGTGGCCTCCTCCCTCGGCGTGCCGCTCCCGGACCGCGCCCGCTTCTTCCGGTCGCAGATGCAGACCATCATCTCCCGCGCCTGCAACGACCTCGGGGTCAAGGCCGTGCCCAGCCGCCGCTGCGTCTCCCTGCTGCTCTGGCTGGAGGAGCGCTACGAGACCGTCTACAGCCGCCACCCCGGCTTCCAGAAGGGCACCAAGCCGCTGCTCACGCTCGACAACCCCTTCGCCACCAACCTGCCGGACAACCTCTTCGGCGACAAGTGGGCATTCGTGCAGCTCCCCTTCGACGGTCAGTGCCGCCACCAACTAGTTCCTCTCTACTACGTACCACATTTAAACATCTCTGCGAAATTGCTGCCTTCTGAGTGTGTTGGCTTGTTGCTCAGATGTGAGGGAGGAGGTGGAGTTGCTGGAGAGGAGGTACGCGTTCGGGGCGGGGCTCGATTTGGACCTCTTGGGGTTCGAGCTCGACGAAACCACACTAGTCCCTGGGGTTGCCGTGGAATCTTCGCGCGCCAAGCCTCTGGCCGGTATGTTTCTGTGCTCATACTGTCGTCATACTACTACTACTTGCCGAGATAAATGGTTAGATGTAAGCGTGTGCCAAATTTAGTTATAAGGTAGCACCTGCTAGGTTCTGATTGTAGTTAGGCAACAAAACTTTGGTCACCtgtgatgtactccctccggtcctttttaatcTACATATAAGTTTTGTCCGAAGTCAAAGCATCTCTATtttgatcaaatttatagaaaaaagtatcaacattcacaatgtcaaattaaTATTATTggattcattatgaaatgtagtttcatggtatatatttttgatattgtagatgttgatattctttaatataaatttggtcaaagtttataaCGTTTGACTTGACACAACtttaatatgcgaagtaaaaagaaCCGGAAGGAGTACTGTTGATTGCATTAAGTAGTGGGTCTGATAACTCCTACCTGTTGATTTTAAGCAGTAGCAAATTAATTGAGGTGGGAAAGGCGTAGTTTGAAGAGTCTGATAACATTCAGCGAAATGCTTTGGGCAGACCAGTTATACCAACAAACACAACAAATATGCAAGCATCGCACTAGGTCAAATATTTTAAGCATTTAAGCAATGTTCCCATGTTGCGTCAGATGAATAAAAAAAACTGACTGAAGCCCTGCACAATGTTCCTGTTTCTTTGTTGAGCCTATTCTCTTGTGAGATGCATGTCGATCAGCTCTGAGATCTTTGTTTCTTCAATTGCTGCAGCTTGGATGAATGGGTTAGAGATCTGTTCAATGGAGGTTGACACCGGCAGAGCGAACCTAATCCTGTCAGCCGGGGTTTCTACCAGATACGTCTACGCCGGCTACCAGAAGAGCGCCGCTACAACGCAGGAGGCAGAAGCGTGGGAGGCGGCGAAGAAGACCTGCGGCGGCCTGCACTTCCTGGCCATCCAAGAGAACCTCAACTCCGATAGTTGCGTGGGTTTCTGGCTCCTGCTGGACCTGCCGCCACCGCCTGTATGATCTGGGTAGTGCGTGTTGTGACTTCCACTGAAATCACCGTAGTATGTGTAGTGCCAACATCAGATTTTGCAATACAAGGTCATTTCATTTTTTAGCTCCTTGATTACTGAACAGAGGTGTACTTTATGAAAAGAAAGGAGAGGAAAGGTCATACTTTAAGTTTGGTGCCACTTTAGCAAAAAGAAACAAGAGTTTTGTCCACTTTTCCGTTGGTGTATTACGCTAGCTGCGTTGTTAGACTACAGCTATTCAGACGCGATGATGTGAATCTAGGTAACCACACACTGAAGTTTTATTATTGCGGGTTTAAGAGCATCTCCGTCTGTTCTCTTTAAGCCTCTCCCCCTTCTTCCCTCTTCCTCCTGTCCCGCGGCGAACGATGACTTCTCGTCACTAGATGATATCCATGAGCTAACTAGGACCTAGGATGGATGCTCCGCAAAAGTAATTTGATACAATCTCACCCCGAGCGACGCAAGTGTGTGACAAATAGTCGAGAAAGTAGGGGAAATTCTTCCTCCATGAGCAACGACTTTGCATTTATTCATCTGAATAGGTTCTTCCGTCCATCTTTCTCCTAGTGGCACGATAGTGTGGTCCGGAACGCAGGCATTCATTGGAATCACAATGGTGACCGGGTGCACCTTTGCTCGTGACCGGGGATGACGGAAGGAGCGCCGCCGTGACCGGAGACGATGAAAATGACGAGAAAATAAAGGGAAAAAGATTGTCGAAATCCCGTCACAATTTGGTGGTGGAGGTCGACGGTGCTGCGGGGTGTCGTTGGTGGCATGTGATGGTCGGCGGAGGCAAGGAGGCCGGCACTGGAGTGGATGCGGCCGAGCGGTGGGCAAGAATAGAGGCGAAAAGTTTATACTCATTACGGCTGCTGAGGAGTAAATATAAAGGGACGAGCGGCCGATACTTTTACTTGTCCGAAGGGGATAGAGATCAACTAGATTGGGTTTAACCCCTCAAAACCAATTTTTTATTCCTCTAACAATTTTTAGAGGATCGACTAGAGATGTCTAATGCCCAACTAGTATACACATGTAATCCGTGGCAAGGCAGGATTCCCTAAATCTCACGTTGAGGGGGCCAGTAGAGGAAGATTAGACTAATTTTCACTGTTCATGGCCATAATACGAGCAAAATCATGCCCATGACGAGGGCCCTGGCCATCCCCGTCTCCTCCACTGCATGCAATGCATGTAGGATGCATGTAGGAGCTTAGATAACCAACGTATAAATGAATATCAACATATCATTTAGGAAAGGTAAATATGTAAGTTTGGAGTCACATGCATATGACATAGATGTTGATTTAATTTATGTAGTTCATCCCACTAAAAATCAAATTATAGCCACAAAATATGACTCATGTGAAATATATATGTCCAACGCAATTGTCTTTAGGTATCTCATGTTGCACTTTTGAGTAGCTACTGTTGCACTTTCATAGACAAATGGAATTTATGAAGGTGCTGTAAAAAACTTAAAGTGAATGGCAATTCTTTTAGAAGAAAAAAACATGGGgaattttttttctcgaatatacacgagtgtgcatatcatatattaaagaagaaaggcaaagagtgcCTTCACCATAGTTTACAAGGTTCTTAGTACATGCTAACCCTCATCACTCACCCACCTCTCTACCCTACTAAAGAAGGGCGTTACATCCCCTTTCAATAGTCTAGTGGAGGACCAAACCAAGCCCTCGGAACACACTTTTCTCAGCAACTGCTCGATCGAAGGCCGCGCTCCCTCAAAGACAATGGCATTCCTATGTTTCCACAACTCCCACCAAGTAAGCACGAAGATGGTGCGTAGGTCCTTCATGCTCACACTGTTCGATCCTTGCTTGTCGATGGCCCACTCCACCAGTGAGTTTTGGGTAGAAGGGATCCAACTCGGTGTCTCCAACGCGACACAAATTGCCGCCCAAAATTGTCCGAGAAAATACACACGTGAGCATTATATGGTTGGTCGTTTCTTCCTCTTGATCGCAAAAAGGGCATGCGGTCTGATGAGGTAGGCCTCTTCGCGCAAGACGATCCGAGGTCCAGCATTTGTCCTTCATGGCCAGCCAGGTGAAGAACCTGCATTGCAGAGGAGCACACAATTTCCATGTCAGGCCGCCGTTGGGATCACCTCCCGGCCCCAAAATCTAGCTGCGTATGCAGATCTCACAGAGAACTGCCCATTCGTCTCCCACGACCATGTTATCTCATCCGGCGCATCATCAGATGCATCCCAAGCATTGACCGCCTGCCAAAGTGATAGAAAATCATGCAAGATCTCCGGTCCGAAATTGGGGTTGAAGTCCATCGCCCAAGACCCGTTCTCCATGGTTGTACTGACCAATCTCATATTGCGAGTTCGTGGTGGAACAAGGTCATATACTCGCGGTGCAATCTCCTGAATTCTTTGTCCATCTAACCATCGGTCCTCCCAGAAGAGTGTTGTACGTCCCGACCGCGCTGTGCTCCTCATGGCTGCCTGGCACAACAGTTTTGCTTCATCCGCGACTTTGATTCAGAACTCATTCCAAGGCCTTGAATCGTCGGTCCTTTTGAGCCACGGCCAACGGGCTTGCATGGCTACATTCATCCATCTTAGGTTTGGCAGCCCCAATCCACGTGCCCACTTCGGCGTACACACCATGTCCCATGCAACAGCACAGTTGCCGCCATTTGCTTTAGCTCTTCTGCACCACAAAAGCCTCGGCAAATCTTGCTCATTGCCGCGATAGTTTTCATAGGAAGATCTATAGCCATCATAGCATGGATAGGCATGGCGCACAGGACGGACTGCATAAGAGTTAGTCGGCCACTCTTTGGCATAAGAGCTGCCCTCCATTTTGGCAATCTATTTGCCATGTGGTCCACCAAGTACTGTAGCTG from Triticum dicoccoides isolate Atlit2015 ecotype Zavitan chromosome 6A, WEW_v2.0, whole genome shotgun sequence encodes:
- the LOC119317074 gene encoding protein TAB2 homolog, chloroplastic-like; the encoded protein is MTTATAIVAGHGIAFRRSLHLPNPPGKPSFSVARPHAHYRLLVPATPSPRPCRSISSQSPTAAAADTAEDEEEPAEESEGSEEELDPLAEVCYLDPDADAEGIREWEVDFCSRPILDARGKKVWELVVCDATLSLQFTRFFPNTSINSVTLRDALASVASSLGVPLPDRARFFRSQMQTIISRACNDLGVKAVPSRRCVSLLLWLEERYETVYSRHPGFQKGTKPLLTLDNPFATNLPDNLFGDKWAFVQLPFDDVREEVELLERRYAFGAGLDLDLLGFELDETTLVPGVAVESSRAKPLAAWMNGLEICSMEVDTGRANLILSAGVSTRYVYAGYQKSAATTQEAEAWEAAKKTCGGLHFLAIQENLNSDSCVGFWLLLDLPPPPV